From a region of the Mycobacteroides saopaulense genome:
- a CDS encoding SDR family NAD(P)-dependent oxidoreductase, which yields MRAVRHLINVLTKPVGVRYPWTPTLADRVRGRTVVITGASSGIGRRLAERIAEAGAIVVVTARRADELDEVVRGIAACGGAAHAVRGDLSTGEGAGAVAEEVLERFGAPDILVLNAGRSIMRSLADSEHRLHDYERTVAINYLGGVGLVLRLLPGMRARGSGHIVHSSSIGVLGNLPDFSAYVGSKAAMDAVLRIAGIESRADGVRVTNIHLPLVSTDMIAPTDWSQYASLTLEEGVDMVVDGIRRQCREVNNPLGVLYRDSYRVAPGIVSRVQNDYYRWYSSRGRRAESAPVHLSANPKRGR from the coding sequence ATGCGGGCCGTCAGGCACCTGATCAACGTCCTTACCAAGCCCGTCGGCGTGCGCTATCCGTGGACGCCGACACTTGCCGACCGCGTGCGCGGCCGCACCGTAGTGATCACCGGTGCGTCGAGTGGTATCGGCCGACGGTTGGCCGAGCGCATCGCCGAGGCCGGGGCCATCGTCGTCGTGACCGCGCGCCGCGCCGACGAGCTCGATGAGGTGGTTCGCGGGATCGCTGCGTGTGGCGGTGCCGCGCACGCCGTGCGGGGAGACCTGTCGACGGGTGAGGGTGCCGGCGCCGTCGCCGAGGAGGTGCTCGAACGTTTTGGGGCGCCGGACATTCTGGTGCTCAATGCGGGCCGCTCGATCATGCGGTCGTTGGCCGATTCGGAGCATCGGCTGCACGATTACGAGCGGACGGTCGCCATCAACTATCTCGGCGGAGTGGGCCTGGTGCTGCGGTTGCTGCCGGGGATGCGTGCCCGGGGTTCGGGGCACATCGTGCACAGTTCGTCGATCGGGGTGTTGGGCAACCTGCCGGATTTCTCGGCGTACGTCGGATCGAAGGCGGCCATGGATGCGGTGCTACGCATCGCCGGCATCGAGAGCCGTGCCGATGGGGTGCGTGTCACCAACATCCACCTTCCGTTGGTCTCGACCGACATGATCGCCCCGACGGATTGGAGCCAGTACGCGTCGCTCACCCTGGAGGAGGGCGTCGACATGGTTGTCGACGGGATCCGACGCCAATGTCGTGAGGTGAACAATCCCTTGGGCGTTCTGTACCGCGACTCGTACCGGGTTGCACCAGGGATCGTCAGCCGGGTGCAGAACGATTACTACCGTTGGTATTCGTCACGTGGTCGGAGGGCGGAGTCGGCGCCGGTCCATTTATCGGCTAATCCGAAGCGGGGCCGATGA
- a CDS encoding SMI1/KNR4 family protein, with amino-acid sequence MSMLADQQKALHEKDPLYDLPGTPRPTTRNDIRVKERQWGHYLDADHRELLQVSDGLHAFCGFEDLFSLAESAPGSKNWEGMKAYIEGASLGPEYFGAHSFDQLRPVFGDPDYYGVTVTVSHSYFSDEPGVVYELAGDGPNGIGTYPTLMDAVRACAERHAKELRNVAT; translated from the coding sequence GTGTCGATGCTGGCCGACCAACAGAAGGCGCTGCACGAAAAGGACCCTCTCTACGACCTTCCCGGCACTCCGAGACCGACGACACGCAACGACATCCGCGTCAAAGAGCGTCAGTGGGGGCACTATCTCGACGCCGATCATCGGGAGCTGCTCCAGGTCTCCGACGGTCTGCACGCCTTCTGCGGTTTCGAGGACTTGTTCTCGCTCGCCGAATCTGCGCCCGGCTCGAAGAACTGGGAAGGCATGAAGGCGTACATCGAAGGTGCATCCCTGGGCCCCGAATACTTCGGCGCTCATTCCTTCGACCAACTGCGTCCCGTCTTCGGCGACCCGGACTACTACGGCGTGACCGTCACCGTCTCGCACTCGTACTTCAGCGATGAGCCGGGTGTGGTCTACGAGCTTGCCGGTGACGGACCCAACGGGATCGGCACCTACCCCACGCTGATGGACGCGGTACGGGCCTGCGCGGAGCGGCATGCCAAGGAACTGCGGAACGTGGCGACGTAG
- a CDS encoding M48 family metallopeptidase, giving the protein MPDLPTRTYTEFPGISTRAWEHPADRAALQTLRSLKGFDTVLKALAALLRERQHRLMYLATAIRVDDRQFTTLNDTLHDCARVLDAPEIPELYVIQGPYANAFTIGMDRPFIVLTSGLLDLMNEQELRFIVGHELGHALSGHAVYRTMLMHLMRLAGNLGWMPIGGWALHAVVAALMEWQRKSELSGDRAGMLCGQDVDTAIRVEMKLAGGSRLDEMDTQRFLAQAAEYERTGDMRDGVLKLLNLELQSHPFSVLRAAELSKWIDRGEYGAILGGNYPRREDDERADLGADFRSAAKSYKENFDSSTDPLISALRNFGSTLDGVVNVVGQGVTDVATDVRRRFSEWRTNSERDEPRDADA; this is encoded by the coding sequence ATGCCCGATCTGCCTACTCGCACCTACACCGAGTTTCCCGGAATCAGCACGCGAGCCTGGGAGCACCCTGCCGATCGGGCCGCACTGCAAACACTGCGCAGCCTGAAGGGCTTCGACACCGTTCTCAAGGCGCTGGCCGCGCTGCTGCGCGAGCGTCAGCATCGGCTGATGTACCTGGCAACTGCCATTCGCGTGGACGATCGGCAGTTCACCACGCTGAACGACACCCTTCACGACTGCGCGCGCGTGCTCGATGCTCCCGAAATCCCGGAGCTGTACGTCATCCAGGGGCCGTATGCCAACGCCTTCACCATCGGCATGGACCGTCCGTTCATCGTGCTCACCTCAGGCCTGCTGGACCTCATGAACGAGCAAGAGCTGCGGTTCATCGTGGGCCACGAGCTCGGGCATGCCCTGTCCGGACATGCGGTCTACCGCACCATGCTGATGCACCTGATGCGGCTAGCCGGAAATCTCGGCTGGATGCCGATCGGTGGGTGGGCGTTGCACGCCGTCGTCGCCGCACTCATGGAGTGGCAGCGTAAGTCGGAGCTTTCCGGCGACCGCGCCGGAATGCTGTGCGGACAAGATGTGGATACCGCCATCCGGGTGGAGATGAAGCTGGCGGGCGGGTCTCGACTGGACGAGATGGATACCCAGCGGTTCCTGGCGCAGGCCGCCGAATACGAGCGCACCGGCGACATGCGTGACGGCGTGCTCAAATTGCTCAACCTCGAACTGCAGTCGCACCCCTTCTCGGTGCTTCGTGCCGCCGAACTCAGCAAGTGGATCGATCGCGGCGAGTACGGCGCGATCCTCGGCGGAAACTATCCGCGACGCGAGGACGACGAACGCGCCGACCTCGGAGCCGACTTCCGTTCCGCGGCCAAGTCATACAAGGAGAACTTCGATTCCTCGACAGACCCACTGATCTCGGCGCTGCGCAATTTCGGGTCCACCCTCGATGGCGTCGTGAACGTCGTCGGGCAGGGTGTCACGGATGTCGCCACCGACGTACGGCGCCGATTCTCTGAGTGGCGCACCAACTCCGAGCGCGACGAACCCCGCGACGCCGACGCCTAG
- a CDS encoding GatB/YqeY domain-containing protein, giving the protein MTSTHDPHALRATMRVDLAAALKARNSQAVSALRTTIAAIDNAESVDDTTETTPGSTHIAGAAMGLGAAEAPRRVLSPADVRAVVRAQIEDRTAQADRYEALGQAQAAAQLRGEAQILADYL; this is encoded by the coding sequence ATGACCTCGACTCACGACCCGCACGCACTGCGCGCCACCATGCGTGTGGACCTCGCGGCGGCGCTGAAGGCTCGCAACAGCCAGGCCGTCAGCGCGCTACGGACGACAATCGCCGCGATCGATAACGCCGAGTCGGTGGACGACACCACGGAAACCACGCCGGGCAGCACTCATATCGCCGGAGCGGCAATGGGTCTCGGTGCGGCCGAAGCGCCCAGAAGAGTGCTCTCCCCCGCCGACGTGCGCGCCGTGGTGCGGGCGCAGATCGAAGACCGCACCGCGCAAGCGGATCGCTACGAGGCTCTCGGCCAGGCGCAGGCCGCGGCCCAGCTGCGCGGCGAGGCGCAGATTCTGGCCGACTACCTATAG
- a CDS encoding TetR/AcrR family transcriptional regulator, producing MTDPRLTLESIVAKAIEIADSDGLSGVSMRKIADGLGVGAMSLYRHVADKDALLVEMTAEVTRRFAYPADMVGDPDWRARVRVAVEYDFNLYSTHPWVLLAYAVPRNGMQPDTLVCFDWMLEAFGHLGVSVPEAAELAFQVWSYSQGVGLGAVGGQLVSPGARTDFSGLSELISGNAGVPKSPRLAALVGVGDLPQVTNPREVIVKGVEILCDGIARRYRQL from the coding sequence GTGACGGATCCGCGCCTGACGCTGGAGTCGATTGTTGCCAAGGCCATCGAGATTGCGGATTCGGACGGCCTGTCCGGAGTGTCGATGCGCAAGATCGCCGACGGACTCGGGGTGGGCGCCATGTCGCTGTATCGCCACGTGGCCGACAAGGACGCGCTGCTGGTCGAGATGACCGCGGAGGTCACCCGGCGATTCGCCTACCCCGCTGACATGGTGGGCGACCCGGATTGGCGCGCCCGAGTGCGTGTCGCCGTCGAGTACGACTTCAATCTGTACAGCACGCATCCCTGGGTGCTGTTGGCGTACGCGGTGCCACGTAACGGGATGCAGCCGGACACCCTGGTGTGCTTCGACTGGATGCTGGAGGCCTTCGGTCATCTCGGAGTGTCGGTGCCGGAGGCGGCCGAGTTGGCCTTCCAGGTTTGGAGCTACTCGCAGGGTGTCGGTCTCGGGGCGGTCGGCGGACAGCTGGTATCTCCGGGTGCGCGCACCGACTTTTCGGGCTTGTCCGAGCTGATCTCCGGCAATGCCGGCGTGCCGAAATCGCCACGGCTGGCCGCGCTGGTGGGGGTGGGCGATCTGCCGCAGGTGACCAATCCGCGTGAGGTGATCGTCAAGGGTGTGGAGATCCTCTGTGATGGCATCGCGCGGCGCTACCGGCAGCTATAG